From a single Pseudomonas cremoricolorata genomic region:
- the gyrA gene encoding DNA gyrase subunit A: MGELAKEILPVNIEDELRQSYLDYAMSVIVGRALPDARDGLKPVHRRVLFAMSELGNDWNKPYKKSARVVGDVIGKYHPHGDTAVYDTIVRMAQPFSLRYLLVDGQGNFGSVDGDNAAAMRYTEVRMAKLAHELLADLHKETVDWVPNYDGTELIPAVMPTRIPNLLVNGSSGIAVGMATNIPPHNLGEVIDGCLALIDNAEITVDELMQFIPGPDFPTAGQINGRQGIIEAYRTGRGRIYMRARSTIEDIDKVGGRQQIVVTELPYQLNKARLIEKIAELVKEKKLEGITELRDESDKDGMRIVIELRRGEVPEVVLNNLYSQTQLQSVFGINIVALIDGRPRLLNLKDLLEAFVRHRREVVTRRTVFELRKARERGHILEGQAVALSNIDPVIALIKASPTPSEAKEALISTPWESSAVQVMVERAGAESCRPEDLPEQFGLHDGKYWLSPEQAQAILDLRLHRLTGLEHEKLLAEYQEILAQIGELIRILSSSQRLMEVIREELEAIRAEYGDVRRTEILDARHDLNYGDMIPEEERVVTISHGGYAKTQPLTAYQAQRRGGKGKSATGVKDEDYIEHLLVANSHATLLLFSSKGKVYWLKTYDIPEASRAARGRPMVNLLPLEEGERITAMLQIDLEALQQNADPDEDIEDGEDVVLEGEVIEAEEVDEEDGDTPELVAEPTGAFIFMATAFGTVKKTPLAQFARPRSSGLIAVKLKEGDTLIAAAITDGAKEVMMFSSAGKVIRFAESVVRQMGRSARGVRGMRLPKGHEVISMLIPESGAQILTASERGFGKRTPLSKFPRRGRGGQGVIAMGTKGRNGNLIGAIQVHEGEEIMLISDQGTLVRTRVGEVSSLSRNTQGVTLIKLASDETLVGLERIQEPSEDLDELLELGEEGGEGELPDAAEGQDDDGLQASGDLPQE; the protein is encoded by the coding sequence ATGGGCGAACTGGCCAAAGAAATCCTCCCGGTCAATATCGAAGACGAACTGAGACAGTCTTACCTCGACTACGCGATGAGCGTGATTGTCGGGCGAGCGCTGCCCGATGCGCGTGACGGCTTGAAGCCGGTGCATCGCCGCGTCCTGTTCGCGATGAGCGAACTGGGCAACGACTGGAACAAGCCGTACAAGAAGTCCGCCCGTGTGGTCGGTGACGTCATCGGTAAGTACCACCCCCACGGCGACACTGCCGTCTACGACACCATCGTGCGCATGGCCCAGCCGTTCTCGCTGCGCTACCTGCTGGTCGATGGCCAGGGCAACTTCGGTTCGGTCGATGGCGACAACGCCGCAGCGATGCGTTACACCGAAGTGCGCATGGCCAAGCTGGCCCATGAACTGCTGGCCGACCTGCACAAGGAAACCGTCGACTGGGTGCCCAACTACGATGGCACCGAGCTGATCCCGGCGGTCATGCCGACCCGTATTCCCAACTTGCTGGTCAACGGCTCGAGCGGCATCGCCGTGGGCATGGCCACCAACATCCCGCCGCACAACCTGGGTGAAGTGATCGACGGCTGCCTGGCCCTGATCGACAACGCCGAGATCACGGTCGATGAGCTGATGCAGTTCATCCCGGGTCCGGACTTCCCCACCGCCGGCCAGATCAACGGCCGCCAGGGCATCATCGAGGCCTATCGCACCGGTCGCGGGCGCATCTACATGCGTGCCCGCTCGACCATCGAGGACATCGACAAGGTCGGTGGCCGCCAGCAGATCGTCGTCACCGAGCTGCCGTACCAGCTGAACAAGGCGCGCCTGATCGAGAAGATCGCCGAGCTGGTCAAAGAGAAGAAGCTCGAAGGCATCACCGAACTGCGTGATGAGTCCGACAAGGACGGCATGCGCATCGTCATCGAGCTGCGCCGTGGCGAAGTGCCGGAAGTGGTGCTCAACAACCTGTACTCGCAGACCCAGCTGCAAAGCGTGTTCGGCATTAACATCGTCGCCCTGATCGACGGTCGTCCGCGCCTGCTCAACCTCAAGGACCTGCTCGAAGCCTTCGTCCGCCACCGCCGCGAAGTCGTCACCCGGCGTACCGTGTTCGAGCTGCGCAAGGCCCGTGAACGTGGGCACATCCTTGAAGGCCAGGCCGTTGCACTGTCCAACATCGACCCGGTCATCGCCCTGATCAAAGCTTCGCCGACGCCGTCCGAGGCCAAGGAAGCGCTGATTTCCACGCCGTGGGAATCCAGCGCCGTGCAGGTGATGGTCGAACGCGCTGGCGCCGAGTCGTGCCGCCCCGAAGACCTGCCCGAGCAGTTCGGCCTGCATGATGGCAAGTACTGGCTGTCGCCAGAGCAAGCCCAGGCCATTCTCGACCTGCGTCTGCACCGCCTGACCGGCCTGGAGCACGAGAAGCTGCTGGCCGAGTACCAGGAAATCCTCGCCCAGATCGGCGAGCTGATCCGCATCCTCAGCAGCTCCCAGCGTCTGATGGAAGTGATTCGCGAAGAGCTCGAAGCCATCCGCGCCGAATACGGCGACGTGCGCCGTACCGAAATCCTCGATGCCCGTCACGACCTCAACTACGGCGACATGATCCCCGAAGAAGAGCGCGTGGTGACCATCTCCCACGGCGGCTACGCCAAGACTCAACCGTTGACCGCCTACCAGGCCCAGCGCCGCGGCGGCAAGGGCAAGTCGGCGACCGGCGTCAAGGACGAGGACTACATCGAACACCTGCTGGTCGCCAACAGCCACGCCACGCTGCTGCTGTTCTCAAGCAAGGGCAAGGTGTACTGGCTCAAGACCTACGACATCCCCGAAGCCTCGCGCGCCGCGCGTGGTCGGCCGATGGTCAACCTGCTGCCGCTGGAAGAGGGCGAGCGCATCACCGCGATGCTGCAGATCGACCTCGAAGCCTTGCAGCAGAATGCCGACCCTGACGAAGACATCGAGGACGGCGAAGACGTCGTGCTCGAAGGTGAAGTCATCGAGGCTGAAGAAGTCGACGAAGAAGACGGCGACACGCCCGAACTGGTGGCCGAACCCACCGGCGCGTTCATCTTCATGGCCACTGCCTTCGGCACCGTCAAGAAGACCCCGCTGGCGCAGTTCGCCCGTCCTCGCAGCAGCGGCCTGATCGCCGTCAAGCTCAAGGAAGGCGACACACTGATCGCGGCAGCCATCACCGATGGCGCCAAGGAAGTGATGATGTTCTCCAGCGCCGGCAAGGTGATTCGCTTCGCCGAAAGCGTGGTCCGGCAGATGGGTCGCAGTGCCCGTGGTGTGCGCGGCATGCGTCTGCCCAAAGGCCATGAAGTCATCTCGATGCTGATTCCTGAATCCGGCGCGCAAATCCTTACCGCTTCCGAGCGAGGCTTTGGCAAGCGCACCCCGCTGTCCAAGTTCCCGCGCCGTGGCCGCGGTGGCCAGGGCGTCATCGCCATGGGCACCAAGGGCCGCAACGGCAATCTGATCGGTGCCATCCAGGTGCACGAAGGCGAAGAGATCATGCTGATCTCCGACCAGGGCACTTTGGTGCGTACGCGGGTGGGCGAGGTTTCAAGCCTCAGCCGTAACACCCAGGGCGTGACCCTGA